The region aagaaaatcgtcacatgacctcctgctctcatcagcgatgctggggccgttattactgtacatagggggactgCAAAATATTAAGTAGGCCCTTATgaagcattgaagcctaactactgggtggcagatagtgctgtagcggctgtcagtctgtcccggggcatcagttacagccgccactctctatacacagagccgtgactgaaaaatgttgaagtaatagtatacacagtttgtcagtctgggccaggtggaaaagatgagaaaagtgaatggctccaccggaaagaacgtcctctgtaagtcaccacctataactgtactgtgatctctctatgtcatgcaggactggtatctaccactatatggtattaccgtatggcggtaatatcagtgctggttattgtatagagatttattttcaataacagtgcggtcatctcctgaggttcccctatacccaccgtagttacaatcatagttacctggttaagggccacagggggacacagacagaaaagggcccatgtgcaagaacaatatatgggccctttgaagcccaagaacttctaaaaatacaaaattgcaccttatttagaggtagaaatgggcccccttaactcttgggcccatgtgctaccgcatagtttgcactaatgatatgtccgcctgttaggctatgtgcacacgtcaggattttgtcaggttttttcctcaggttttgtagccaaaaccaggagtgggtgataaatgcaaaagtggtgcatatgtttctattatacttttcctctaattgttccactcctggttttggctacaaaacctgaggaaaaagcctgacaaaatcctgacgtgtgcacatagccttaaggtaccgtcacattaagcgacgctgcagcgatagcgacaacgatgccgatcgctgcagcgtcgctgtttggtcgctggagagctgtcacacagaccgctctccagcgaccaacgatgccgaagtccccgggtaaccagggtaaacatcgggttgctaagcgcagggccgcgcttagtaacccgatgtttaccctggttaccagcgtaaaagttaaaaaaacaaacagcacatactcaccagcgcgtcccccagcctctgcttcctgacactgactgagctccggccctaacagcacagcggtgacgtcaccgctgtgctttcactttcagtttagggccggcgctcagtcagtgtcaggaagcagaggctgggggacgcgctggtgagtatgtgctgtttgtttttttaacttttacgctggtaaccagggtaaacatcgggttactaagcgcggccctgcgcttagtaacccgatgtttaccctggttaccagtgtaaaatatcgctggtatccttgcttttgctgtcaaacacggcgatacacggcgacctagcgaccaaataaagtgcacaccttctagcagcgaccagcaatttcacagcgggatccagatcgctgctgcgtgtcaaatacagcgatatcgctatccaggtcgctgcaacgtcacggatcgctggcgatatcgcctagtgtgacggtacctttaggggcccactcacatgtttcccccccccccctgagcTTAACCCCTAGCTacgttatctccacctgcagagcaggCACTGCCGTGTACTgataggacctgtgtgatgtcacaatcatgtgatcagtcacatgggcgGATGAGTCACCTGGTCTGTGGCTTAAGTAGCTGGCCACCAAAGGCAGGAGGGTGTCAGTGGCTGGAGAGGAGCACTCCAGAGAACTGGTTTGTGACTGTTAATGCCTGAACTGTGGGTCTTGCTAACCCTGAGAGGGTTGATCCCCACTAATGCAAGGACTGTATCTAGTGCAaccattttgttttgctgttttgcccagagggccatgtttattttgtgctTAAACTTGGTTTATGCCACATCTAATAAACCAACAGGGAGCTTATCTCACACCAGCACTTTACCTGGAGGTCCCAAACTTGCTGCAGACCATTTATCCGTTTTGCATGGTCTTTCTTTGTACGTGGTAACTGTAGCGCAGCGCGGACCCCACATTAACTCTGCGGTTGAGCTGCTCCTGATATGTTTCACTTCCTATTTCTCATAAATGGATAAAGATATTACTGGAAAGAGGAACATTTAGAAAAAAAGAACTAAACGTCAGATGATGCAAGGAGGGAGCAGCATAGATGAATCATTCATTGACACAGGAAGGACTAAGAGTCCCAGAATAGCATCTGTGGCAGTAGGTGACCTGGAGATGATGGCGGCCAGTTCTGTAATGTAGGTAATACTGGTCAGTCTGATATTAGATGGCTGCCTGTTAGCCCTTCCTCTGCCTATATCGCTCATCCAGACATGGCGGTAATGTGATGTTCTTCTGCACGCCGTCGCCCTCTGAGGCTGCACTATGTGGATGTCTCCAGGGTGGGGCGCCGTCTAATATATATTATATCTGTGACGTATTGCTTTGTGCTCAGTCCTCTCTATCTTGTTTATCCGCAGGCTATCGCAGTGGCCGCCATGTTGTCGGAGTCGTTCCTCTGCACAGCGATCTACAGAGAGCTGCTGGACGTTAAGgagcaggaggacggaggggaggggAAGTCACTGGCGCAGTGTGCGGGGGGCACGGCCTCGTCCTGCAGGGATCATGGACTGGATCCGCCACATCCCGCTGAGCCCCCCGTTGCGCCATCACAAGCGCTGTGTATCCCCAGGCGCCAGGCGGTGAGTGACGTCTCCCTGGATCTCTACACGTCGTGGTCCAGTCCATACGGCAGCATCTACAAGAACTATCCCGACCTGCACATCGCCGGCGATCACATCCTCCATAAAGTGGACTCCGGGTGCATCCTGGACGCGGACTGTGAGGACGGCCCGGTGCTGCTCTCAGCCGACATTGACAGCAGCAGTCCTCCGAAAGAGAATCCTGGGGGACTCCTGGGAGGAGAGGGGCCACCCAGTGTAGATAGCCAAATCCTGCCCTCCGCTCCCTTCTCTAACTCTGTTCTGAACGGTTTCATAGAGAAAAAGATGCAGGAGCTTTATAAGCAATGCTACGAGGAGACCGTGACCACCGGCACCTCCCCGCACCCCCTCATGTGGACCGCCATCCTGCACAACATGCACCAGATCAGCCTGCAGATATCGCAGGAGCACAACCTGGATCACCCCAAGGGCAAGGGGGCCGCGCTGCAGTGTCCGTGCTGCGTCACCAGCGGGGGCAGCTCCGAATTCATCACTCCAGTGCTCCACATCTCCGGCCAAGACAGCAAGACCAAACCGCCGGCGCTGCCCACCAACTCGGCCTTTATCAagaattgccggctgcacagcaaaaAGTGACGCTGCGCCAAGCTATATCTGATCTGCACGGCATAAGAATGAACGGCAGTGCAAAGCATGGTACATCAtccatcctccagtcacctccagagctgcagtcactattctgctcttACGTCTTCTTATCCTCCAGTTACTTCtagagctgcactaactattctgctcTTACCTCATGTATtaccctccagtcacctccagagctgcagtcactattctgctgttacatcatctcttatcctccagtcacctccagagctgcagtcactattctgctgttacatcgtgtcttacccTCCAGTCACCtcaagagctgcagtcactattctgctcttACGTCTTGTCTTATCCTCCAGTtacttccagagctgcactcactattctgctcttaCCTCATGTATTACCcctcagtcacctccagagctgcagtcacgatGATTGTAAGATTGGCTTCTGTTGAAATAAATCGTAAAGATTACGGAGTCAACCGAAATGATGAAACTGCAGATGATCGAGGAGGCTCCGGATATATAAAACTTCCTCcagatattattattatacatttttatagcgacatttattccatggcactttacatgtgaaaatgggcaaacatagacaagtacaataaacatgagcaaaaaacaaggcatacaggcacataaggagggaggaccctgcctgcgagggctcacagataTCACAGATCACGGCCCTGATAATGCTGATAACATACCGCCCCACCAGTGGAATGCCACCATCATTAGATCTTTGGTTCACAGTCGCACTTTCTTCGCCCAGCCAGACTTCACTCTGACGTTCATGTGACGTTTCCGTGTCTCGGTTTTATTTTTGCTTATATCTCTACAATCTTCACATTTCGTGTTTTCGGTGACTTGTGTGAGAAGTGGAGCTGTGCCATAAGTCACTGTGTGGACATCAACTAACGCTGATTGTTCAAGCTCCAGGCGAAGGAGTAACTGCACCACATCCTCGTTCTATGGACACTGCGCACTATGGACACCATTGCTAAAGAAAGATTATTTTTGCATAAACCTGTGGGTACCTTAAAGTACAACATTTGCATTAAGTTTCAGTCTGAAATCTCCAATTTTACAATCAAACACCTTGCTCTGCAGTCTGTAACAATCTCCTTATTTCACCATGTTCTCTTCTGTGACTGTTCCTCCCAGTGTTACATGGTGCATGTGGGGTCTGTGTGTATCCAGGATGCTGGGGTCTTCACTCATTCCCAAAATTcttaattcacaggtaaaatctatttcagtgaatacagattgtcCCATTACtggtagatgacagttggtgcccatAACATTCTATGGAGAACTGTCACTGTCGttttaggagaacttgcagcagaatgtccgtGTCTGTTTCCCCTTATAAACATCACCTGActtctcctatctcagtaacgTGAAGGTCTGACTTTGcccaaatacagattttacccatgaattgggagtgaatgatcagtccaggaggggaAAGAATcacatttctctgataaaatacgtTACAAAGTTGCTAATTTTTCTTAGAACTATTGAtacatgaaataaaaattaaaatgattgtTACTTTTTAATTTGTGATTTATGGATTTTGTCCTGCAGATTCCTCAGTATATGGAGTAAGTGTAATAAAATAAGAGCAACACAAAGATACAGATACCTAGAGAAAGTGAGAGACACATATTAATGAAGATCTCACTGGAGTGAACCGTGAGCCCTGGTAAATCCCCGTCCGTCTGTCGTCTGTGCACTGAGCCGGACGGTGAAGATGTTGGCGCTGTTTATTCTTACTCTACAGCAGAGAAGCTGAATCTGTCACTTCTGGTCAGTACAGATCACACTCCACATGTCACATCACAGTCCGGCCAGACCCTGCTATCAAAGAGAGAAAAATTCCTGACATTTTTCTTTTTATTCAACAAAATTCCAGGATTGGTAAATAATATAAATGTGTAAGTAGGTAGAACCCCAGGATTATCTATTAATGGCTGCATCTAGAGCCAACTACAGCTGTGTCCACCAACATCACAGCAAGTCCAGATATAAAAGGGAAAAACAAAATACTAAACTACATGATAAAAATGTGCAAATATGAACACGCTTTTGAGTGGGTTTAATAGGATTTTATAATCTTTTCCCAATGAGAGATATCTCCACTTTTCTAGTTTATTCCCGATACTAACCTataacaatactgcccctatgtgcaagaatataactactataatactgctcctatgtgcaagaacataactactataatactgctcctatgtacaggaatataactactataatactgctcctatgtacaagaatataactgctataatactgcctctatgtacaggaatataactactataatactgcccctatgtacaagaatataactactataatactgcccctattcacaggaatataactactataatactgatcctatgtacaagaatataactactgtaatactgtccctatgtacaagaatataactactataatactgcccctatggacaagaatataactactataaaactgtcccctatgtacaagaatatatctgttacaatactgctcctatgtacaagaatataactactataatactgtcccctatgtacaagaatatatctgctataatactgcccctatgtacaagaatatatctgctataatactgcccctatgtacaagaatatatcgacaacaatactgcttctatgtacaagaatataactactatcaaacagcttctatgtacaagaatataactactataatacttcccctatgtagaagaatataactactataatactgcccctatgtgcaagaatataactactacaatactgcccctatgtacaagaatataactactataatactgatcctatgtacaagaatataactactgtaatactgcccctacgtacaagaatataactaatataatactgctcctacgtacaagaatataactatataactactataatactgctcctacgtacaagaatataattactataatactgctcctacatacaagaatataactactagaatactgcccctatatacaagaatatagctactataatactgcccctatgtacaggaatataactactatactaccgcCTACTCCGCACAGTTACAGACTATTATTAACAACGCTAGGGAGGTGGGGACAATCACTAAGGAATTGGCTACCGCATTGGTGGTTACGGAGCCTACTGTCCCCACCTTCTATTTGTTACCAAAAATTCATAAGGACGTGCAGACGCCCCCTGGCCGTCCTATAGTTTCAGGTAGGGGGGGCTTCCTGGAGAACATCAATAAATGGATTGATTCCAAGTTACAACCTTTAGTTGAGGGCTTGCCATTGTTTTTGAAGGATACGGGTGATCTGTTAAGACAGGTGGACGGTATATGTCTTGATGAGGATATGATGCTGGTTACAGGGGACATTGAGTCCCTATATACCAGCATCAGGCACGAGGATGGTTTAAGGGCAGTGACGTTCTATTTGGGTACCTCCAGCTTACCGAAAGAGATTATTGATTTGGTGATCGAGTTACTTGGCTTCACTTTgacgcataatttttttgttttcaagggatccttcttcctgcagcttcagggaacagctatgggggcttcttttgccccggcctacgccaatctgttcctggggctgtgggagagggacctctccctgccggattGGTCATCGCCAGTGTGCCGCATCCTTtcctggacgcggtacattgacgacatcttgCTGATCTGGCAGGGGTCGGAAAAAGACCTCCGGGACTTAATGCGGTCACTCAATGATAATACATTGAATATCTATGTCACTTATAAGTATGATAGTGACACCATGGAGTTCCTGGATGTCACACTTAAGAGGGATAGATATGGGAAGATACAAACAGATATCTTCCGTAAACCTACCTCCACCAATATGCTCCTGCACGCCACTTCCTCCCATCCTGGCCATATGGTCCAATCCATTCCCACTGGTCAGATTTTGCGCCTACGCAGGCTGTGTTCAACCAATGAAGACTTCTTTAGACAGGCGGAAGATCTTAAGGGCCGGTTAGTTGAGCGTGGTTACAGTAATCGCAAGTTAAAAAAAGCCTATAATCGGGCAAGATTTGCATCCCGCCATACATTGTTGTATGAAGCTAAGACTGACAGAAACAAGAAGGAAGTGGTTCGCTTTATAACTAAATTTCATTCCCATTTCCCTCAAATGAGAAGGGCATTAGAGAGATCTTGGCATATCCTTAAGGCGGATCCAATAATTTCCAGATTCCTCCCGGAGAGGGCATCCGTCACAGCAAGGCGATCCAGAAACTTGCGGGACCATTTCGTCCAGTCATTATGTAAGTGAAACAACTACTACCTTTTTGGACAAAATGGCGGGGAAGCATGGCTATGCCCCCTGCGGCCGCTGTATTGCGTGTTCCAACATTGACCGTTGCAATACATTTAGTAATTCTGATGGTTCACGACAATTTAATATCAGGAAATGGATTACTTGTATTGACaagaatgtgatatattatgccgtGTGTCCGTGTGGTAAAATCTACATGGGTTTGACTACACGGCAGTTTAAAACACGGGTTAGGGAGCACGTACGTGGCATTATGGCTGCGGCAACAGAATCGGACACATCCATGCTAAAAACACTTCCCTGCCATTTTAAGGATCACCATAACTGTGACGGTGCCCTCCTTAGGTTCCGTGGTATTGACAGAATTGATGTTGGTATCCACGGTGGGGGGGTCTCCAAACGGCTGGCTCAgttggagtccagatggatttggacattgggtacggtccatccatctggactcaatgaaaatatCAATATTTGACTGGTGATCGAGTGTCAATGTGCTGAAACAAAGAATAAGTGATGGAGAAGACTCTAATAATATAATAATGATGAAGACAGAATTGTTACATCCTTACCTCAATCGAGTTTCACGATCTCGGCATTTATTGTGATATTTTTTGATATAGTTTGTATTGTTAATTCTGTGATGCCTATATGTTGTTTGCTTTTACTGGGTATGGTTTCATTTGTCTAGTTTTCTgtccccttttcttttttttgggtACTATATTATGAAGTTCTCTTCATGCGTGTTTTTTATGCTGCTGTATGAAGCTGCGGCTCTGTGCCTGTATGCGCATGTCCCCCTTGTCTTTGCGCCCCTGGGCGGCTTTCGGCGGCTTTCGTGGCGAGCGGTGTCCTCAGGACCTGCCGTCACGTGACGCCGACGCCGGCCGGGGTCGCTGTTGCCTGGGGAATATGAGCGTCACTTCCGGCTCCAGCTTCCGGTTTCGCGGCGACGCTCCGCCAGCTGGCATTGTTGCAACTAAGGTATAAAAGGTAGGAAATTGTACGGTAATGCAGGCCCCCttggaagaaggaaggtccgaaacgcgagTCGGGCGGATGCGCTGGGTCATTGGTGACACTTGTGCCCTTAATCGTCTGTATTACTTggtaattatgatttaaaaattTTATTCTGTGGCGGACATCCTCTACTATGTATGGTGCTGTATGTACCATTATGGCACTAGGGTAGGGCACATTAGGGCTCTAATTGCAATTAACCCCCTCTGTTTTGAGGTGGGTTTTATATGGTTAAATAATCTTTGTGCCCACCAAGGAGGTTATTATACCTACCTCATTTTCGTTTCCAATGTCCTGTGCGCGTCCTTACTTTTATAACGTTACATATTGTATGTAAAATCTACTACACATTTCTCTCTTGCACTTTGGATTTTTGGCCTGATTGTGGCTATTTTTAAAattaataaaattgtaattttctACATACTGCTGGACCCGTTAGTCATTTTGTTGTGTAGATTTtgttgcccctatgtaaaagaatataacttctacactactgctcctatgtacaagaatataactactataatactgctcctaggtacaagaatataacttctatactactgctcctatgtagaagaatataactactataatactgctcctaggtacaagaatataacttctatactactgctcctatgtacaagaatataactactataatactgcccctatgtgcaagaatataactactataatgctgctcctatgtacaagaatataactactataatactgctcctatgtacaagaatataactactataatactgctcctatgtgcaagaatataactactgtaatactgctcctatgtacaagaatataactactataatactgacccttagtgcaagaatataactactataatactgctcctatgtacaagaatataactactataatactgcccctatttacaggaatataactactataatgctaatcctatgtacaggaatataactactgtaatactgccccctatgtataagaatataactactataatactgcccctatggacaagaatataactactataatactgtcccctatggacaagaatatatctgttataatactgcccctatgtacaagaatatatctgctataatactgcccctatgtacaagaatatatcgactacaatactgcttctatgtacaagaatataactactatcaaacagctcctatgtacaagaatataactactataatacttcccctatgtacaagaatataactactataatactgcccctatgtgcaagaagataactactataattctgctcctatgtacaagaatataactactataatactgatcctatgtacaggaatataactgctgtaatactgctcctatgtataagaatataactactataatactgccccatgtacaagaatataactactgtaatactgccccctatatacaagaatataactactataaaacagctcctaagtacaagaatataactactataatcctgcccctatgtactagaatataactactataatactgcccctatgtacaagaatataactactataatactgcccctatgtataagaatataactactacaatactgcccctatgtacaagaatataactactataatactgatcctatgtaaaagaatataactactgtaatactgcccttatgtacaagaatataactaactactataatactgctcctacgtacaagaatataactactataatactgctcctacgtacaagaatatagctactataatactgcccctacgtacaagaatataactactataatactgcccctatgtacaggaatataactactataatactgctcctatgtacaagaatataactactataatactgcccctatgtacaggaatataactactataatactgctcctatgtacaagaatatatctactataatgctgccccaatGTACACGAATACACTATAATGCTTCTCCTTGTATAAGAGTAAAATCAattatttttatttcagttttgtGTCCATGTCTTTTCGTTGTTGTGGGGGAAGCTTACCTGCGTATTGACAGTGCTTGCTATGATGTTATCCGCATAGGCTGACAAAAATCTCCCATGTGAATTGGGTTCTTGACAATGTAAGGGGCACGACCAGGGCAGAAGTCATGGCTGAACACTCTGGTGTATCTGTGCCCTGGCCTCCTaatacatgaaaacattgtccatcACTTTGCGTACCTGTGGCCCCACTTTCTGCG is a window of Ranitomeya variabilis isolate aRanVar5 chromosome 2, aRanVar5.hap1, whole genome shotgun sequence DNA encoding:
- the LOC143806258 gene encoding TLR adapter interacting with SLC15A4 on the lysosome-like is translated as MLSESFLCTAIYRELLDVKEQEDGGEGKSLAQCAGGTASSCRDHGLDPPHPAEPPVAPSQALCIPRRQAVSDVSLDLYTSWSSPYGSIYKNYPDLHIAGDHILHKVDSGCILDADCEDGPVLLSADIDSSSPPKENPGGLLGGEGPPSVDSQILPSAPFSNSVLNGFIEKKMQELYKQCYEETVTTGTSPHPLMWTAILHNMHQISLQISQEHNLDHPKGKGAALQCPCCVTSGGSSEFITPVLHISGQDSKTKPPALPTNSAFIKNCRLHSKK